The DNA segment GCCAGCTCACCGAGGTGCCCGGGCTGGTCAACACCGCGACCACCTCGGTGGGTTGCCAGTGGCTGGCCGGCGGCAGCATCGTCGGACCGCACTTCTCGTTCACCCACTTCCGCGGCAGCCCGATCGGGCGTGAGCGCAAGACCGAGGAGTTGTCGCGCACCAGCGTCGAGGACATCAACATCGAGGGTCACGACGGATTCATCGCCACGGGCGACGATCTGACGCTGGGCACCAATCTGTGTGAGATCGGCATCCAGTTCGACAACGACTTCATCGAGTGGTCGGTCAGCTTCGCCGAGAAACCGTTCCCGGACCCGTGCGAGGTCGCCAAGGAACTCACCCGTCAATCGATTGTGAACTCCCGATGAGCCGCACCGCACGGACGGTGGCCGCCGTGGCG comes from the Mycolicibacterium litorale genome and includes:
- a CDS encoding DUF3558 domain-containing protein — its product is MHGVTPSTRTRNAKVLAALASVAVAVLPLLAACSDSEPAAPGEVPQSPQAQQGDIKHGPFFPQCGGISDQTISQLTEVPGLVNTATTSVGCQWLAGGSIVGPHFSFTHFRGSPIGRERKTEELSRTSVEDINIEGHDGFIATGDDLTLGTNLCEIGIQFDNDFIEWSVSFAEKPFPDPCEVAKELTRQSIVNSR